A portion of the Bactrocera neohumeralis isolate Rockhampton chromosome 2, APGP_CSIRO_Bneo_wtdbg2-racon-allhic-juicebox.fasta_v2, whole genome shotgun sequence genome contains these proteins:
- the LOC126761255 gene encoding uncharacterized protein LOC126761255: NNYKMFSAKYLIVVALLVCCLLCQEAVEAHFLGKVGHDVHKAAEKVDKVAKTIGKAKGAIAAGTAVAGIIAGAAAVA; this comes from the exons aacaactacaaaatgtTCAGTGCAAAATACTTGATCGTCGTAGCCTTACTTGTATGCTGTCTGCTCTGCCAAGAGGCAGTGGAGGCACACTTCCTTGGCAAAGTGGGACATGATGTG CACAAGGCCGCCGAAAAGGTGGACAAGGTAGCTAAGACTATTGGCAAAGCGAAGGGCGCCATTGCCGCTGGCACTGCTGTGGCTGGAATTATTGCcggtgctgctgctgttgcttaa